The stretch of DNA ACCGCGGATTACTCACAAGTTGAGGGTTACCGTGGAATCACCAATTGTCTGGTACTGCTGGATTTGAATGGCGTGGTGAAGGAAGTCAAAGTGGTTGAGTCGGAGGATACCCCGCCTTACGTGCAACGTTTGATTCGCATGGGTTTTCTGGAGCAACTGGTCGGATTAAAACCGGGGCAAACACCGGAAGTGGATGCCGTAAGCGGCGCGACCATCACCTGTGACGCCATTCGCGATTCGCTGGTCGAAACCCTCGTGGTTTTTAATAAAATTGCCCAGTGCGTGGATTTTTCGGCTCATGAGCCTCGTGGGCGGACGCCTGACTGCAAAGTGATCGCCATCGAGTAAAATTCTCTCTCGATTCAGGATGACTGGATTTCCTGGTTGGCAGGTAGGCCGTCTGATTCGGCGGGGCGCCCTTTCTAATTGTATTACGGTTGCAGCACCAGGTGGAACGCCAGGCCGGCGTTGAGCAGCAGGCCGAAAATCAGATTCAATCGTGCTGTGGCGCCGTCAAGTGCGATAAAGTCCATAGGGTTCATGGATGAGTGACGCCGCCGGGCGCGGACGAGCAGGTGCCGGGCAACAGGAAAGGCCGCCAGGGATGCCAGGCAGGTTGCCGGCAGGGGAGAAGGATGCGGGGCAACCCAGCGTGGTAACGTCACAAACAAGGGCACCAGCAGGAACGGTAAAATCAGCAGGATGTGGAAATAGATTGACGAACCGCGGTCACCCAGAATGATGGCCGGGGTAAGGATTCCTCCCCGGTAATCCGTGGGAGCGTCTCTCCAGTTGTTGGCATGGAGAATGGCCGCCACCAGCAGGCCCAGCGGCAAGGCGTAAATCACGGGTGGCCAGGCGGCGGAGCCGGTCTGCACCATCCAGGATCCCAGACTGCCCAGCAGACCGAAAGCGCAAAAGACCGCCACGTCTCCCAAACCCCGGTATTTCAAGGCCGGCGCTCCTCCCGGGGTGTATAAGACACCCAGGGTGACGCCGGTGGCACCCACGGCCAGCAGCCACCATGTGGTTTGCCAGGCCAGGAAAAAACCCAGAAGCGTGCCCATGCCAAAGAGAAGCGCGGCGCCGCGAATGGCTTGGCGAGGTGTCAGCAGGCGCCGGACCACGGCGCCGCTGCCCGGGGTAGGTTCCCGGTCCAGTCCGCGCCGGAAATCGGTTGCGTCATTGAGGATGTTGGCCCCGGACTGCAACAGCAGCATGGCGGCCAAAGACAGCAGCAAACGTCCCCAGTGCGGCGACCCGGCAGTCAGAACGGCGGCCAGCAGAGCTCCGAAAAGTACAGGCATGGTGGAAGCTGGAAAAGAAAAGGGGCGGGCGGCTACCCACCAGCGTGTGATAAACGCAGTGGTCGAGCCGGCGGCAAGGGGAATTTCCGCAGCCATTTTTCCGGCTGGGAATCAGTCTTCGGCGCCGGCGAAGTACTTCATGAATTGGGCGCGCTCGTAGAGTTGCGGGGCATCGATGCGTTTGCGGCTCAACCGGCCGATTATATCACGAAGCCGCGTCACGCCGGTCTCCTCCATCCACTGCCGGATTTCCGTCAGCATGGAAGCCACGACTTCCGGCCCCTGCTTGTAGATGGCCGATGCGATCTGCACGGCAGCAGCTCCGGCCAGGATGTTTTTGATTGCGGCGGCACCATCGTGAATGCCGGTTGTGGCAGCCAGGTCGCAGTGTACGCGGCCTGCCAGTAGTGCGATCCAGCGCAACACCATGGCGTTCTCGTGGGGACAACTGGTGACTTCTCCACTCGTCACCTGCATGGTTTTGAGGTCTATGTCCGGGCTGTAGAAGCGGTTGAACAAGACCAGGGCGGCCACATTGCGTACCGAGAGATTAAACGCGGTATTGGCCAGGCTGGAAAAATAGGG from Candidatus Aminicenantes bacterium encodes:
- a CDS encoding FMN-binding protein encodes the protein MWFGHWDSCGRFTPCRPKNVHDDSSRGNAMKTHKTAMLVLCLFTAGIVLSAADADPQRRRKQKHSHHQKCRRILNRIVGSQKDFQLYEADGFRFAMVRRQDECLVGLFTADYSQVEGYRGITNCLVLLDLNGVVKEVKVVESEDTPPYVQRLIRMGFLEQLVGLKPGQTPEVDAVSGATITCDAIRDSLVETLVVFNKIAQCVDFSAHEPRGRTPDCKVIAIE
- the menA gene encoding 1,4-dihydroxy-2-naphthoate octaprenyltransferase is translated as MAAEIPLAAGSTTAFITRWWVAARPFSFPASTMPVLFGALLAAVLTAGSPHWGRLLLSLAAMLLLQSGANILNDATDFRRGLDREPTPGSGAVVRRLLTPRQAIRGAALLFGMGTLLGFFLAWQTTWWLLAVGATGVTLGVLYTPGGAPALKYRGLGDVAVFCAFGLLGSLGSWMVQTGSAAWPPVIYALPLGLLVAAILHANNWRDAPTDYRGGILTPAIILGDRGSSIYFHILLILPFLLVPLFVTLPRWVAPHPSPLPATCLASLAAFPVARHLLVRARRRHSSMNPMDFIALDGATARLNLIFGLLLNAGLAFHLVLQP